One Diospyros lotus cultivar Yz01 chromosome 1, ASM1463336v1, whole genome shotgun sequence genomic window carries:
- the LOC127795117 gene encoding probable UDP-N-acetylglucosamine--peptide N-acetylglucosaminyltransferase SEC isoform X3, with protein sequence MLALRAEGGGRSYDHSDQKQQQHKYYGLLNSESSSSSSSSAASQLKPLVKNFNKSESAPDYSQEEDVHLGVAHQMYKAGNYKQALEHCNAVYESNPLRTDNLLLLGAIYYQLRDFEMCIAKNEEALRIEPHFAECYGNMANAWKEKGDIDLAIRYYLIAIELRPNFGDAWSNLASAYMRKGRLTEASQCCRQALALNPLLVDAHSNLGNLMKAQGLVQEAYSCYVEALRIQPTFAVAWSNLAGLFMDLGDLSRAVQYYKEAIKLKPTFPDAYLNLGNVYKALGMPQEAILCYQRALLMRPDYSMAFGNLASIFYERGQLDLAIFHYKRAIACDSGSLEAYNNLGNALKDVGRVDEAIQCYHQCLSLQPSHPQALTTLGNIYMEWNMMAAAATYYKAGNYVDAISCYNEVLQIDPLAADGLVNRGNTYKEIGRVSEAIQDYIRAITIRPTMPEAHANLASAYKDSGLVEEAIKCYRQALVLRSDFPEATCNLLHTLQCVCSWEDREKMFTEVEGIIKRQIKMSVLPSVQPFHAIAYPLDPLLALEISCKYAAQCSLIASRYVLPPFSHPSPIPINSGGNYRLRVGYVSSDFGNHPLSHLMGSVFGMHNRENVQVFCYALSPNDGTEWRLRTQSEAEHFIDVSAMSSDMIAKLINEHKIQILVNLNGYTKGARNEVFAMQPAPIQVSYMGFPGTTGASYIDYLVTDEFVSPLNFSHYYSEKLVHLPHCYFVNDYKQKNLDVLDTNCHHKRSDYGLPEDKFIFACFNQLYKMDPEIFNTWCNILKRVPNSVLWLLRFPAAGEMRVRAYATARGVQPERIIFTDVAMKKEHIRRSALADLFLDTYINLFICFDYFFFGTLVLLFFYFGTLLFTRPLCNAHTTGTDILWAGLPMVTLPLEKMATRVAGSLCFATGLGSHMVVNSMREYEELAVSLALDRPKLMALTNKLKACRLSCPLFDTTRWVRNLERAYFKMWNLHCSGRRPDHFKVTENDLDFPYDR encoded by the exons ATGCTGGCCTTGCGGGCTGAGGGCGGTGGACGCAGTTACGATCACTCAGAccagaagcagcagcagcacaaGTATTATGGGCTGCTGAATTCtgagtcgtcttcttcttcttcttcttctgctgccTCCCAACTCAAGCCGTTGGTTAAGAATTTTAATAAGTCGGAGTCCGCTCCTGATTATTCTCAAG AAGAAGATGTGCATTTGGGGGTTGCACATCAGATGTACAAGGCTGGAAATTATAAGCAAGCTCTGGAGCACTGCAATGCTGTTTATGAGAGCAACCCGCTGCGAACTgataatcttcttcttctgggtGCAATATATTATCAG cTACGTGATTTCGAAATGTGCATTGCTAAAAATGAGGAAGCACTTAGAATTGAGCCACACTTTGCAGAGTGCTATGGAAACATGGCGAATGCTTGGAAG GAAAAAGGCGATATTGATCTTGCAATACGCTACTATTTGATTGCCATTGAG CTTCGACCAAATTTTGGTGATGCCTGGTCCAACTTAGCCAGTGCATACATGCGGAAAGGAAGACTTACTGAGGCATCCCAATGTTGTCGTCAGGCGCTTGCATTGAATCCTCTTTTG GTTGATGCTCATAGCAACCTTGGAAACTTGATGAAAGCACAAGGATTGGTACAAGAA GCATACAGTTGCTATGTTGAGGCTCTACGAATACAACCAACATTTGCCGTTGCATGGTCAAATCTTGCGGGTCTTTTCATGGATTTAGGTGATCTTAGCAGAGCTGTTCAATATTATAAG GAAGCAATAAAACTTAAACCGACATTTCCTGATGCCTATCTAAACCTTGGAAATGTTTATAAG GCTTTGGGAATGCCTCAAGAAGCTATTTTGTGCTACCAACGTGCTCTCCTGATGCGGCCAGACTATTCTATGGCTTTTG GTAATTTGGCAAGTATTTTCTATGAGCGAGGTCAGCTGGATTTGGCAATCTTTCACTATAAGCGAGCCATTGCATGTGATTCTGGATCTCTGGAGGCTTATAATAATTTG GGAAATGCACTGAAAGATGTAGGCAGAGTGGATGAAGCCATCCAATGCTATCAT CAATGCCTTTCATTACAGCCTAGTCACCCTCAGGCACTGACCACCCTTGGGAACATATACATGGAATG GAATATGATGGCTGCTGCTGCTACATATTACAAGGCG GGGAACTATGTGGATGCTATATCTTGCTACAATGAAGTGCTCCAGATTGATCCACTGGCAGCAGATGGACTTGTCAATAGGGGCAACACATACAAGGAGATTGGTAGAGTAAGTGAAGCAATTCAGGACTACATACGTGCAATTACCATCCGACCGACTATGCCTGAAGCACATGCCAATCTTGCTTCAGCTTACAAAGATAG TGGACTCGTGGAAGAAGCAATAAAATGCTATAGACAGGCATTGGTTTTACGCTCTGACTTTCCTGAAGCAACGTGCAACCTTCTGCACACATTACAG TGTGTTTGCAGTTGGGAGGATCGAGAAAAAATGTTCACTGAAGTTGAAGGGATTATCAAGAGGCAGATTAAg ATGTCAGTTCTTCCTAGCGTGCAACCCTTTCATGCAATTGCATATCCACTTGATCCATTGCTTGCCCTTGAGATTAG TTGTAAATATGCAGCACAGTGCTCCTTAATTGCTTCACGATACGTGCTTCCCCCCTTTTCTCATCCCTCTCCAATACCAATTAATAGTGGAGGAAATTATAGACTGAGAGTTGG GTATGTTAGCAGTGATTTTGGTAATCACCCACTGTCACATCTTATGGGCTCTGTATTTGGCATGCACAACAGAGAAAATGTCCAG GTGTTCTGTTATGCATTGAGTCCAAATGATGGCACTGAGTGGAGGCTGCGAACACAATCTGAAGCTGAGCACTTCATAGATGTCTCTGCCATGTCATCTGACATGATTGCTAAATTGATTAATGAGCACAAAATACAGATCCTAGTCAATCTTAATGGCTATACCAAG GGGGCCAGGAATGAAGTATTTGCCATGCAGCCTGCGCCAATTCAAGTTTCCTATATGGGTTTCCCAGGGACCACTGGGGCATCTTACATCGATTACTTGGTTACGGATGAG TTTGTTTCACCTTTGAATTTCTCACACTACTACTCTGAGAAGCTTGTCCACCTACCCCATTGCTATTTTGTGAATGACTATAAACAG AAAAATCTTGATGTATTGGATACAAACTGCCATCACAAGCGATCAGATTATGGGTTGCctgaagataaatttatatttgcatGCTTCAACCAGTTGTACAAGATGGATCCAGAAATCTTTAACACTTG GTGTAACATACTCAAACGGGTGCCAAATAGTGTGCTTTGGCTGCTTAGATTCCCAGCTGCAGGCGAGATGAGAGTGCGTGCAT ATGCTACTGCTAGGGGAGTGCAGCCTGAACGAATTATTTTCACAGATGTTGCCATGAAAAAAGAGCATATTAGACGAAGTGCTTTAGCAGATCTATTCCTTGACACGTATATTAACTTGTTCATTTGCTttgactatttcttttttgGCACTTTGGtcctccttttcttttattttggaaCCTTGCTATTTACCAG gcCTCTATGCAATGCACACACGACTGGTACAGATATTCTATGGGCTGGTTTACCAATGGTGACACTTCCCCTTGAGAAAATGGCCACAAGGGTTGCTGGATCACTTTGCTTTGCCACTGGATTGGGGTCACACATGGTTGTCAATAG TATGAGAGAATATGAAGAGTTGGCTGTATCCTTGGCACTGGATCGCCCCAAACTTATGGCTCTCACAAATAAACTCAAGGCTTGTCGTTTGAGTTGTCCTCTCTTCGACACCACACGCTGG GTGAGGAACCTGGAGAGAGCATATTTTAAGATGTGGAATCTTCATTGCTCAGGCCGCCGACCAGATCACTTCAAGGTTACTGAAAATGATTTGGACTTTCCTTATGATCGGTAG
- the LOC127795117 gene encoding probable UDP-N-acetylglucosamine--peptide N-acetylglucosaminyltransferase SEC isoform X5: MLALRAEGGGRSYDHSDQKQQQHKYYGLLNSESSSSSSSSAASQLKPLVKNFNKSESAPDYSQEEDVHLGVAHQMYKAGNYKQALEHCNAVYESNPLRTDNLLLLGAIYYQLRDFEMCIAKNEEALRIEPHFAECYGNMANAWKEKGDIDLAIRYYLIAIELRPNFGDAWSNLASAYMRKGRLTEASQCCRQALALNPLLVDAHSNLGNLMKAQGLVQEAYSCYVEALRIQPTFAVAWSNLAGLFMDLGDLSRAVQYYKEAIKLKPTFPDAYLNLGNVYKALGMPQEAILCYQRALLMRPDYSMAFGNLASIFYERGQLDLAIFHYKRAIACDSGSLEAYNNLGNALKDVGRVDEAIQCYHQCLSLQPSHPQALTTLGNIYMEWNMMAAAATYYKAVLAVTTGLSAPFNNLAIIYKQQGNYVDAISCYNEVLQIDPLAADGLVNRGNTYKEIGRVSEAIQDYIRAITIRPTMPEAHANLASAYKDSGLVEEAIKCYRQALVLRSDFPEATCNLLHTLQCVCSWEDREKMFTEVEGIIKRQIKMSVLPSVQPFHAIAYPLDPLLALEISCKYAAQCSLIASRYVLPPFSHPSPIPINSGGNYRLRVGYVSSDFGNHPLSHLMGSVFGMHNRENVQVFCYALSPNDGTEWRLRTQSEAEHFIDVSAMSSDMIAKLINEHKIQILVNLNGYTKGARNEVFAMQPAPIQVSYMGFPGTTGASYIDYLVTDEFVSPLNFSHYYSEKLVHLPHCYFVNDYKQKNLDVLDTNCHHKRSDYGLPEDKFIFACFNQLYKMDPEIFNTWCNILKRVPNSVLWLLRFPAAGEMRVRAYATARGVQPERIIFTDVAMKKEHIRRSALADLFLDTPLCNAHTTGTDILWAGLPMVTLPLEKMATRVAGSLCFATGLGSHMVVNSMREYEELAVSLALDRPKLMALTNKLKACRLSCPLFDTTRWVRNLERAYFKMWNLHCSGRRPDHFKVTENDLDFPYDR; encoded by the exons ATGCTGGCCTTGCGGGCTGAGGGCGGTGGACGCAGTTACGATCACTCAGAccagaagcagcagcagcacaaGTATTATGGGCTGCTGAATTCtgagtcgtcttcttcttcttcttcttctgctgccTCCCAACTCAAGCCGTTGGTTAAGAATTTTAATAAGTCGGAGTCCGCTCCTGATTATTCTCAAG AAGAAGATGTGCATTTGGGGGTTGCACATCAGATGTACAAGGCTGGAAATTATAAGCAAGCTCTGGAGCACTGCAATGCTGTTTATGAGAGCAACCCGCTGCGAACTgataatcttcttcttctgggtGCAATATATTATCAG cTACGTGATTTCGAAATGTGCATTGCTAAAAATGAGGAAGCACTTAGAATTGAGCCACACTTTGCAGAGTGCTATGGAAACATGGCGAATGCTTGGAAG GAAAAAGGCGATATTGATCTTGCAATACGCTACTATTTGATTGCCATTGAG CTTCGACCAAATTTTGGTGATGCCTGGTCCAACTTAGCCAGTGCATACATGCGGAAAGGAAGACTTACTGAGGCATCCCAATGTTGTCGTCAGGCGCTTGCATTGAATCCTCTTTTG GTTGATGCTCATAGCAACCTTGGAAACTTGATGAAAGCACAAGGATTGGTACAAGAA GCATACAGTTGCTATGTTGAGGCTCTACGAATACAACCAACATTTGCCGTTGCATGGTCAAATCTTGCGGGTCTTTTCATGGATTTAGGTGATCTTAGCAGAGCTGTTCAATATTATAAG GAAGCAATAAAACTTAAACCGACATTTCCTGATGCCTATCTAAACCTTGGAAATGTTTATAAG GCTTTGGGAATGCCTCAAGAAGCTATTTTGTGCTACCAACGTGCTCTCCTGATGCGGCCAGACTATTCTATGGCTTTTG GTAATTTGGCAAGTATTTTCTATGAGCGAGGTCAGCTGGATTTGGCAATCTTTCACTATAAGCGAGCCATTGCATGTGATTCTGGATCTCTGGAGGCTTATAATAATTTG GGAAATGCACTGAAAGATGTAGGCAGAGTGGATGAAGCCATCCAATGCTATCAT CAATGCCTTTCATTACAGCCTAGTCACCCTCAGGCACTGACCACCCTTGGGAACATATACATGGAATG GAATATGATGGCTGCTGCTGCTACATATTACAAGGCGGTATTGGCCGTGACTACAGGCTTATCTGCTCCTTTCAATAATCTtgcaataatttataaacaGCAG GGGAACTATGTGGATGCTATATCTTGCTACAATGAAGTGCTCCAGATTGATCCACTGGCAGCAGATGGACTTGTCAATAGGGGCAACACATACAAGGAGATTGGTAGAGTAAGTGAAGCAATTCAGGACTACATACGTGCAATTACCATCCGACCGACTATGCCTGAAGCACATGCCAATCTTGCTTCAGCTTACAAAGATAG TGGACTCGTGGAAGAAGCAATAAAATGCTATAGACAGGCATTGGTTTTACGCTCTGACTTTCCTGAAGCAACGTGCAACCTTCTGCACACATTACAG TGTGTTTGCAGTTGGGAGGATCGAGAAAAAATGTTCACTGAAGTTGAAGGGATTATCAAGAGGCAGATTAAg ATGTCAGTTCTTCCTAGCGTGCAACCCTTTCATGCAATTGCATATCCACTTGATCCATTGCTTGCCCTTGAGATTAG TTGTAAATATGCAGCACAGTGCTCCTTAATTGCTTCACGATACGTGCTTCCCCCCTTTTCTCATCCCTCTCCAATACCAATTAATAGTGGAGGAAATTATAGACTGAGAGTTGG GTATGTTAGCAGTGATTTTGGTAATCACCCACTGTCACATCTTATGGGCTCTGTATTTGGCATGCACAACAGAGAAAATGTCCAG GTGTTCTGTTATGCATTGAGTCCAAATGATGGCACTGAGTGGAGGCTGCGAACACAATCTGAAGCTGAGCACTTCATAGATGTCTCTGCCATGTCATCTGACATGATTGCTAAATTGATTAATGAGCACAAAATACAGATCCTAGTCAATCTTAATGGCTATACCAAG GGGGCCAGGAATGAAGTATTTGCCATGCAGCCTGCGCCAATTCAAGTTTCCTATATGGGTTTCCCAGGGACCACTGGGGCATCTTACATCGATTACTTGGTTACGGATGAG TTTGTTTCACCTTTGAATTTCTCACACTACTACTCTGAGAAGCTTGTCCACCTACCCCATTGCTATTTTGTGAATGACTATAAACAG AAAAATCTTGATGTATTGGATACAAACTGCCATCACAAGCGATCAGATTATGGGTTGCctgaagataaatttatatttgcatGCTTCAACCAGTTGTACAAGATGGATCCAGAAATCTTTAACACTTG GTGTAACATACTCAAACGGGTGCCAAATAGTGTGCTTTGGCTGCTTAGATTCCCAGCTGCAGGCGAGATGAGAGTGCGTGCAT ATGCTACTGCTAGGGGAGTGCAGCCTGAACGAATTATTTTCACAGATGTTGCCATGAAAAAAGAGCATATTAGACGAAGTGCTTTAGCAGATCTATTCCTTGACAC gcCTCTATGCAATGCACACACGACTGGTACAGATATTCTATGGGCTGGTTTACCAATGGTGACACTTCCCCTTGAGAAAATGGCCACAAGGGTTGCTGGATCACTTTGCTTTGCCACTGGATTGGGGTCACACATGGTTGTCAATAG TATGAGAGAATATGAAGAGTTGGCTGTATCCTTGGCACTGGATCGCCCCAAACTTATGGCTCTCACAAATAAACTCAAGGCTTGTCGTTTGAGTTGTCCTCTCTTCGACACCACACGCTGG GTGAGGAACCTGGAGAGAGCATATTTTAAGATGTGGAATCTTCATTGCTCAGGCCGCCGACCAGATCACTTCAAGGTTACTGAAAATGATTTGGACTTTCCTTATGATCGGTAG